A stretch of DNA from Syngnathus acus chromosome 1, fSynAcu1.2, whole genome shotgun sequence:
TGTCGTTTGCCATTTTGCCTCTCCATAAGAGGCTCTGCATGATGAGAATACAGCACATAGATGTATGGAAACTGATTAGAGACCCCATCCAGTAACATAGATACCTTAACATTATATAATTTAAGGAGATGTAACCATTAAAAGCAGCATAgcatacaaaaatataatttattactTATTGTGTACTGAGTGCAGATTTAATCAATCAAGGTAGACTATTAAAGTCCATTGTAAAGCGGTCTGCAGTGTGGCTCCAGCTTGTCCTCCAGGACATAGTCTGCTCCACAGACCCACGGATCCCCTGTCTCCCACTGCCATTTTTGTAAATTCTGCTTCAGGCTCTCCAGTACGCCGCTGTAGGACGGGTCTGGCGCCAGGTTCTTTGTTTCCAGAGGATCTCCTCTGCATCGGCCAAGTAgttgaatagaaaaaaaaaaaaacatagtttATAAACACTTCAGAAATACAATACTTACAAATTAGAAACTGTACAGAGTAGGCCAGTGATAGGCAAAAAATGCAGCAAGGTTGAATCATGTACAAGTACTGCTGAGATTTTGGCACAACTATTGAGTATTTTGAGTTGAGCCCTCTGCCAGTTTAATGTGCATTAGTGAGGAgaatattgcatttttggtTGTTGGTAAATTTTCTTTGAATGAAATTGACTTTACACAATCATACGCACGTGTATGATAACTGAAAGGCATGGAGGACATGAGTCTCCTCTATTCACAATGCAGAATATGTGCTGTGGAGAGCTGTCAAAGAAGGATGGATAAACTTTAAAAGGGGTCCTATGACATAGACCAGTGCAAATGTCAATTTGTAGTTTTCATCCATCCCACAAAAATCTGAAGAAAATTGTTGAACCATGGAATAATCACTAAAATGTCGGTTTTGGCCTCTCAGAGAACTTTCATCCTACAGTATACAGCAATAATTGTCATATTCGTGTTTTATTAAATGGTTTAGGCTCAAAAGTGTGAGTGTACAGCAATGCTTGCATATTTGTGTCTTATTAAATGTTTTAGGCCCAAAAGTGTGAGTGCAATGTTGCTGCAGACGAAGGCCAACCTGATATCGTACAGCTCCCATCGCTCTCTGTAGTAATACTGCTGCAGACTTTTGAACCAGTGTGTGGGCTCACTCAGCCTGGTGCGGTTCAGCAGGTCCTGGAAGGTGTCCGAAACATACAGGTCCTGGTCGATGGGAAAGGGCATGCGGTAGTGCAGGTTGTGGAGGAGGCGGTATGCCCCCTGGTGGACACAACGGATTGGGTAGTACATGGTGACCTGGTTGGAAACACACATCTGCTGAAGTACTCACTCATCTACTAAGATTAcgagcaaaaaaaagtatcgATTCAACACCCACAAATTTCAAATGTAGGGAGAGTAAGTAAAAAGTTGTCTGAAAAATAAGCACTCAAGTAAAGCACAGAATGATACCTGACAAATCTGCCTATGTACAGTCAGGAAGTagtatttgtatttcattagTTCCCATGACTGCTTGTGTTTGTCATGTCTTTATGTTTCCGTGCTCACAGACCTCGTGCAGTGATTGGCTGGCGTAGACCGTATGCCAGCTTCTGGGCTCAGTGACCAGAACAGGAAGCAAAGAGCGGCCAGTGAGGTGGACAGGGACAGTACTGATCCCAGGGAGGCTGTATGATGGGTAGGGAACAGAAAACCAGTCCAGGATGGTGGGAGTGATATCTGCCAAAAGAAGCAATTACAATATTATAGGGGACATACTAGTGATTCTGTTTTCAGAAATCATAATGGTAAAAAATTATTCACAAGAATGCAAGTACTTTCAAACGTAGTTGCAAATATGTTCGAACGTCCTCACAAATACATTCAAATGTATCTGTAGCTAAATGCAACAAATACGCGTGAACAGCCGATTTACGTACTTCTGCATGCATATACTCATTGAAACACACTTTTATGCATACTATATagacaataaaatgaacatttcaaatgtagtATTGATAGATTGCCAACAGGGGTGGTGCCACCTGGGTGCCAAGTCATTGGGTAAAAGTAGAAACTGGGTGAAACACTTGCCACCCTGTTAAGCGTGTCCTACGAGGTATAAACTGTAAACAAATCAATACAATTCAGCCAAACAGCTTTAAAAAGGCATTATTTTTTAGTATGTGCTTGTAAATCAAATTAGGTCTACAAATTATCGGTTCATATGCAGACCTTTCAATTTGAGCCCAGGTTCTGATGTATAGTATGTAGTCTAgtctccctctagtggccaaTCAAGAACATAATCACGCAGAGTTCCTTGGTGAatcctttttttgtagttcATTAATCATCAACAATTACTACACAGTGAGATGAAAGCAGCtggctttttttctcaagAGAATATCTATGTATCCCACATCTTACCTAATAAGCTGACATAGGCCTGGCTGGTGCCTCCCCATCGCTCCCTGTGCTCTGGAGAGGACACCAGCATGGGCTCTGCTGTGCCAGAGTGATACAGGTTGGTCCTGCCATTAGGAAAGGGGATGCCATTATCGGAGCTGTAGATGATCAGGGTGTCATTTTCATAACCAGCATCCCTGAGCTCTTGAAGAACTAATCCAATACCTACCcagaaaaaatgcacagtttCACATGAATGGATTTGTGATGTACGCATGTGGTGCACAAATTGTACCTTGGTCCAGTCGGCTAACTGTAGTATATAATGCGGCTAAGTCAGCTCGGGCTGCCGGTGTGTCTGGTACAAAAGGGGGAACCTGGATTAGAACAACAGAAGACAGTTTATCATTTAGAGAGAAATACAATTTGTATCATTGACAAAAGAaactaaaaagtaaaaacaatgacatccCAGTAATTGTCCGACCTTGACTTGCTCTGGTGTGTAATATTGTGGAGACCAGTCAGGAATTCTACCCATTCCCATCTCTCCATTCCCAAACTTCTCACAGAAAGCACCATACTGGGGCTGGGAATGCCCACAACGGTGCGTGTCATGGAAAGCCACATAAAGGAAAAAAGGcctttcttcttcatctttcAAATTGCTGACTGTGTTGTCTTccgctttttgttttctgacaaAAGCTTCCTCTTTATGGGTCTGGAAAAACTTTCGCACGAGAAGTTTGATGCGGGTGATGTTCCGCCCAACCTGAAGGACAGAGTTGTTTTCCTCCGTGTAAGCAAAGTCAAAAGGGTAGACAGAGCCAGGACCAACATGCTTTTTTCCAATTATACCTgcgaatgaaaatgaaaataaggaTTAACACATGTTTGCACATTGTACCTGAGTAGGGGGAATTAACTTTATTACTAACCCGTGTGTATATTGGCTTGGCTGAGGAGCAGCGGCAGACTTTGGACACCATCGAAAGAGTTAAAATGATGGACACCTTGGTGAAGGCCATACATGCCATTCTGATGCTAAGAAGGCAGCAAACAAACATTATTTCTAGGCAAAATATTgggacaaaatgaaaacccaACTGTTTaaaaactgtgtgtgtttgcgcgtgTGTGGCGTTATGATCAGATCAAAAGATCAATTATCTGATTGTGGAAAAACTTCAAGACTTGGCTGCATATGGCGGTTCTTAAGCATTACCTGTGGCAAACCACTGAGGATGGTGGAGCGGCTGGGGGAACAGCTGCTGACAGAGGTGAAAGCGTTGTTGAACACAACACTGCGTTGAGCCAGAGAACGCAGATGAGGGGTGCGGACCACCGAGTTGTTGTACACCTCTGTTTCAAAACCGGCATCATCGGCTGGAAgaggagaaaacaaagagGAATAGATGAAATATTGGTCGGGCTGATTGTTAAGCAATATTGCCAATGTCGCTATCCATCCAAATATCaagatatgtttttttcttaaaatgtgACGGATGATAAAGACATCAATTGGATTAACTTCAGGGAGCTATTTGTTTGAGTTACCTTCGCAAGAAATGCCACTGAGCCTTGGAACTCCCTgcacaacatttgtttttgtttgaaatgaaaagaaagataAGTAAGTTAGATATTTTGAAGGCAAGACctttcaaattgtttgatGTTGTTGATTCTTAAGATTATTCTAGCAAATGTGCTGAAAACCACAAGTGTGTCCTGACTAatctaaaaaataacaaacaaacagatgagtaagttgtatttttaagtCAACAGTAGAAGCTTTAGCAAAGTTTTCATTGTGTCAACTTATCAAATGGGAATTGCATTGGGCAAGAAAGATTAATTTGTACTTTTGTACTAAATGTTAGTGCATTTCAGTCTGGTTTACACACGGAGTCGATTACTTCTCCTtttaccataaaaaaaaaaaaagttgtctgTACTTCTACTTCGGTACATATTGCGAGTCCTCCTGTCACCTCTTAGTTTATGGCGTCTTTCCAAGTGCAACGCAGAAATGCACCACGGATTTTCTTATTGCAACGTTCGACGTAAAACAATTAGTGTCATCACCGTTGTACTATGTCAACGGAGACTCAAGCACATTTGTCTTAACTTTGTCTAAGTTTCAAACACTCACCGATTATTAGAAGAACATTTCTTCTCTTGGACTCCCCGAGGCGACAAAGAAGCAAGAACCAAAGAAATAGCTTGAGCATCTTCCTCGTGTTGATAATGTTCGGATTTGTAATTTggaaatgtgattttgttgaaattaaaaatttcTAGAGTAGTTCACACTGTTTTGTATTGGAATGCAAGGTTCATTAGCCTgcagtgaaaaaataaaaataaaaaatgtcttccGCAAACATGTTATCACGTGACCGTTGGCATGTGACATTTCACAACAGGAAGACTCGCTAGGATGCTTTTGGGAAGCGCAGAGCGGCGACCGAGAACTTGGGAACTTGCACTTGTAAGGTGGAATGACATATCTTGGTCATATTTAATAATGTATCCATTATTTCGTTTTGCGTTATTAATGCCTGTGACCTAATCACCACTTTTGTAGGATGATTTTAATGTCTTAGTAACAGTTTATTTACCCTTCGTGcagctctctttttttatttgaatgttttcatcCGGTTTTCAACTCGATGCACCCCGTGTAGCATAACTTATTTTCTATATGCAATATTGTAATAATGAATGTTATGAC
This window harbors:
- the sgsh gene encoding N-sulphoglucosamine sulphohydrolase yields the protein MLKLFLWFLLLCRLGESKRRNVLLIIADDAGFETEVYNNSVVRTPHLRSLAQRSVVFNNAFTSVSSCSPSRSTILSGLPQHQNGMYGLHQGVHHFNSFDGVQSLPLLLSQANIHTGIIGKKHVGPGSVYPFDFAYTEENNSVLQVGRNITRIKLLVRKFFQTHKEEAFVRKQKAEDNTVSNLKDEEERPFFLYVAFHDTHRCGHSQPQYGAFCEKFGNGEMGMGRIPDWSPQYYTPEQVKVPPFVPDTPAARADLAALYTTVSRLDQGIGLVLQELRDAGYENDTLIIYSSDNGIPFPNGRTNLYHSGTAEPMLVSSPEHRERWGGTSQAYVSLLDITPTILDWFSVPYPSYSLPGISTVPVHLTGRSLLPVLVTEPRSWHTVYASQSLHEVTMYYPIRCVHQGAYRLLHNLHYRMPFPIDQDLYVSDTFQDLLNRTRLSEPTHWFKSLQQYYYRERWELYDIRGDPLETKNLAPDPSYSGVLESLKQNLQKWQWETGDPWVCGADYVLEDKLEPHCRPLYNGL